One segment of Allorhodopirellula heiligendammensis DNA contains the following:
- a CDS encoding helix-turn-helix domain-containing protein, producing the protein MANYLSLEEAATKLGIPTQKLIDLRSQGQVRGFRDGTSWKFPENEIDRLKDDLPNLSGIGSGIGSGTGSGTQGGGVMADDSALSLGGVIGDDDAGSSLELGSEPSGRGGDSDVNLVPGDGSDGSDVLVIPSAGGSGILDLDDLDIAGSAISHNSGELNLGPDEGGSKTGDLGAEAAGATPAGKPQQPAAASEDSDEFNLGSVLDLEEDIVPGSDQDLDLRLDDQDERASDLEMLSGLDSGKSEQPQPRASGDVLSELDLLGGDSVGSGVLGSDSDALVVGPLSGLSDTGSGVDDALADDDLMISDDDDDLIISGEGNDISMAGDSGIDLMSPSDSGLSLESEPLDLASSSVSSLDLGAELNDGSGSGVGSSGYGSGLIPADDSGSDIDFPADEEFQLSPSGIQLDKSDESESQEIDVENSDSFAGDFDDPAFEEAGAFEEVDAFDDAGAAAVDEVGGFDDHGADVMEEDEVAQSAGAPVGAPTGFEIPFTLLQTVGLLLILLVMSLGGMLMTDLIRNMWSYSEPAAPVSSLTDWLIDVAGWGR; encoded by the coding sequence ATGGCCAACTATCTCTCGCTCGAAGAAGCTGCGACAAAACTCGGTATTCCCACTCAAAAGTTGATTGACCTACGGTCACAGGGCCAGGTCCGAGGATTTCGCGATGGAACGAGCTGGAAGTTCCCGGAAAATGAAATCGATCGTTTGAAGGACGATCTGCCGAACCTATCCGGTATCGGGTCGGGGATCGGCAGTGGCACGGGTTCGGGCACCCAGGGCGGCGGCGTGATGGCGGACGACAGTGCGTTATCGCTAGGGGGTGTCATTGGCGATGACGATGCTGGTAGCAGTCTCGAGCTCGGCAGCGAACCCTCCGGACGCGGTGGCGATAGTGATGTGAACTTGGTACCGGGCGACGGCTCCGACGGCAGCGATGTACTCGTCATCCCCAGCGCGGGTGGTTCGGGCATTCTGGATCTCGATGACCTCGACATCGCCGGCTCAGCGATTTCCCACAATAGCGGAGAACTGAACCTCGGTCCGGATGAGGGCGGCTCAAAAACAGGGGACTTGGGGGCGGAGGCAGCTGGGGCCACACCAGCCGGCAAGCCGCAGCAACCCGCAGCTGCCTCCGAAGACAGCGACGAATTTAATCTCGGCAGCGTTCTCGACCTGGAGGAGGACATCGTTCCCGGTAGCGATCAAGATCTTGATTTGCGGTTGGACGACCAAGACGAACGCGCCAGCGATCTGGAGATGCTCAGCGGCCTCGATAGCGGCAAGAGCGAACAGCCACAGCCGCGTGCCAGCGGTGATGTGCTCAGCGAACTTGACCTTCTCGGCGGCGATTCCGTTGGCAGTGGCGTCCTCGGCAGTGATAGTGATGCCCTCGTGGTAGGCCCCCTGAGCGGCCTATCGGACACCGGCTCGGGAGTTGACGATGCACTGGCCGATGACGATTTGATGATTTCCGACGATGACGATGATTTGATCATCAGCGGTGAGGGAAATGACATTTCCATGGCAGGCGATAGCGGAATCGATCTGATGAGCCCGTCCGACAGCGGTTTGTCGCTAGAGAGCGAGCCCTTGGACCTGGCCAGTAGCAGCGTGTCCTCACTCGATCTGGGTGCGGAGCTGAACGACGGTAGTGGTTCGGGGGTCGGTAGCAGCGGTTATGGCTCTGGTCTGATCCCCGCCGACGATAGCGGATCCGATATCGACTTCCCCGCCGACGAGGAGTTTCAGCTCTCACCTTCAGGAATCCAGCTCGATAAATCGGACGAGAGCGAATCGCAAGAAATCGATGTCGAGAACTCGGATTCTTTTGCCGGTGACTTTGACGATCCAGCCTTCGAGGAAGCGGGTGCATTTGAGGAAGTCGATGCATTCGACGACGCGGGTGCCGCAGCAGTCGATGAAGTCGGTGGATTTGACGATCATGGCGCCGACGTGATGGAAGAGGACGAAGTCGCGCAATCAGCAGGGGCTCCAGTCGGTGCTCCCACTGGCTTCGAGATCCCCTTCACGCTCCTCCAAACGGTCGGCCTGTTGCTGATTTTGCTGGTGATGAGTCTCGGCGGAATGCTGATGACGGACCTCATCCGCAATATGTGGAGCTATTCCGAGCCCGCTGCTCCCGTCAGTTCACTGACCGATTGGCTGATCGATGTCGCCGGCTGGGGAAGATAG
- a CDS encoding pyridoxine 5'-phosphate synthase — MSHFIDLGVNVDHVATVRQARRTTEPDPIVAAALAEQGGADGITFHLREDRRHIQDRDVELFMQTVRVRTNFELACADEVLGICCRLRPDWALLVPESREEVTTEGGLDVAGDQGRIRDAVKRIADHGIQTSLFLDPDPAQIDAAAALGVDAVELHTGPYAVAADKHDASSRDQTELELERLRSVGRQITGHGMRLHAGHGLTYANVRAVAAIEGVRELNIGHSIISRAVMVGMKEAVAEMRRLLDSVSLLHLHK, encoded by the coding sequence ATGTCCCACTTCATCGACCTCGGCGTCAATGTCGACCATGTCGCGACCGTTCGCCAGGCACGCCGCACGACCGAACCGGATCCGATCGTGGCAGCGGCGCTCGCGGAGCAGGGCGGCGCCGACGGCATCACGTTTCACTTGCGTGAGGATCGCCGGCACATCCAGGATCGTGACGTTGAGTTATTCATGCAGACCGTTCGCGTCCGCACGAACTTTGAGTTGGCTTGCGCCGACGAAGTGCTCGGGATCTGTTGCCGGTTGCGGCCTGATTGGGCACTGCTCGTACCTGAGAGCCGCGAGGAGGTCACCACCGAAGGCGGATTGGACGTCGCCGGTGATCAAGGGCGGATTCGCGATGCGGTCAAGCGGATCGCAGACCACGGGATTCAAACGAGTTTGTTTCTTGATCCCGATCCAGCTCAGATCGACGCCGCCGCGGCCCTCGGTGTCGATGCCGTTGAACTGCACACCGGGCCCTATGCCGTTGCCGCCGATAAGCATGACGCCTCGTCCCGCGATCAAACCGAGCTCGAGCTTGAGCGACTGCGTTCAGTGGGTCGTCAAATCACCGGCCACGGCATGCGACTGCACGCTGGCCATGGCTTAACCTATGCCAACGTTCGCGCCGTCGCCGCCATCGAGGGCGTCCGCGAACTCAATATCGGGCACAGTATCATCAGTCGTGCCGTGATGGTCGGGATGAAAGAAGCTGTGGCTGAGATGCGACGATTGCTTGATAGTGTCTCACTCCTCCACCTCCACAAATGA
- a CDS encoding MotA/TolQ/ExbB proton channel family protein: MTQPPKKQASLTPASTPGKKLIRKLTPMAFGLGGCAAFYAALYVINWEPLNRYFLGHPVSVAATTLFAVAIAILALMSLDTASQQRSLQLLRDDDLLPQTVDDDATQTPSQRWRSENDAGHAARLWRMGLCRLPASTRSSAVVRRLDEVLTRQSHRSTTGELPEDLRELSVRDADAAHDSLGLIRIIVWAIPMLGFLGTVIGITQTLGGLDFSDGTAAVDRLKSGLYVAFDTTALGLVLSVVAIFLQFPVERGMQSLLVDIDERVRNLVSIGLPNDDPADDQTAMITRLCSGIETAVAESLSTQAKLWADTIQEAQQAWRSQQSEGTEQFRQLLQSAMKPALTHHADRIDASIGRLDTAANSVGNALREQTTAWRAAMQETTSEVHTHRRTLLTHTEAMTTLASRQSEQDSSLRDALKMVVSDRHTSQGKAIETVDPAVTQAMTTLARAVDVLSARLAPSDDQTAPQSPSAPLKERVRAVADVDSSMGRAA, translated from the coding sequence ATGACTCAGCCTCCCAAAAAACAAGCCTCATTGACGCCGGCCTCCACTCCAGGCAAGAAACTGATCCGCAAATTAACCCCGATGGCCTTCGGGTTAGGGGGTTGCGCGGCGTTCTACGCGGCCTTGTACGTGATCAATTGGGAACCGTTGAACCGGTATTTTCTCGGGCACCCCGTCTCGGTCGCAGCGACCACGCTGTTCGCGGTGGCCATCGCAATCTTAGCGCTGATGTCGCTGGACACCGCGTCCCAGCAACGCTCACTGCAACTCCTTCGCGATGACGATTTGTTGCCCCAGACGGTCGACGATGATGCCACGCAGACACCATCGCAGCGATGGCGAAGCGAGAACGATGCCGGACACGCCGCTCGTTTGTGGCGGATGGGTTTGTGCCGACTGCCGGCCAGCACCCGCTCGAGCGCGGTCGTGCGGCGACTCGACGAAGTATTGACACGCCAGAGTCATCGGTCGACGACGGGAGAGTTGCCTGAGGACTTGCGTGAGCTGTCCGTTCGCGATGCAGACGCGGCCCACGACTCATTGGGTCTGATTCGGATCATCGTGTGGGCGATCCCGATGCTGGGATTTCTCGGTACGGTCATCGGGATCACACAGACTCTCGGCGGTCTGGATTTCTCCGATGGTACCGCCGCGGTCGATCGCCTCAAGAGCGGGCTCTACGTCGCCTTCGATACCACCGCCCTAGGCCTCGTCTTGTCAGTCGTAGCGATCTTCCTGCAATTCCCCGTCGAGCGGGGGATGCAGAGTCTGCTCGTTGACATTGACGAGCGGGTACGAAACCTGGTTTCGATTGGCTTGCCCAATGACGACCCTGCCGACGACCAAACCGCAATGATCACCCGGCTGTGCAGCGGGATCGAGACTGCAGTGGCGGAGTCATTGTCCACGCAAGCGAAACTTTGGGCGGATACGATCCAAGAGGCTCAGCAAGCGTGGCGGAGCCAGCAATCCGAGGGCACCGAACAGTTTCGGCAACTACTGCAATCGGCCATGAAGCCGGCCCTCACCCACCACGCGGATCGCATTGACGCATCGATTGGTCGCCTCGACACCGCCGCGAACTCGGTTGGTAATGCGTTGCGCGAACAGACCACCGCGTGGCGAGCGGCGATGCAAGAAACCACATCCGAAGTTCACACGCACCGCCGCACGCTGTTGACGCATACCGAGGCCATGACCACGCTCGCCTCCCGCCAAAGCGAGCAGGATTCGTCACTTCGCGATGCCTTGAAAATGGTCGTCTCCGATCGCCACACGTCCCAGGGGAAAGCTATTGAGACGGTCGATCCGGCGGTAACCCAAGCCATGACGACGCTCGCCCGCGCCGTCGACGTGCTGTCCGCACGGCTAGCACCGTCAGATGACCAGACCGCGCCACAATCGCCCTCAGCACCGCTGAAAGAACGCGTCCGCGCCGTTGCCGACGTTGACTCCTCCATGGGACGGGCCGCATGA